In Papaver somniferum cultivar HN1 unplaced genomic scaffold, ASM357369v1 unplaced-scaffold_114, whole genome shotgun sequence, a genomic segment contains:
- the LOC113328780 gene encoding scopoletin glucosyltransferase-like yields MSSPPSSLSTKPKSHHVVIFPFMSQGHTLPLLDLSKSLSTLNLTVTIITTPANALQIQRSICRYPNIHLRQIPFPPIQELPTPCENTNDLPSMSYLPQFFAATTELQEPFDQVLQDMKDSGSLPLCVISDFFLGFTLGTCRKFNVPRVVFHGMGVLSMVITKYFIMHASDHHIMNSGSQESVQLPGLTLPFSLTKVDIPEAFFHLSDPDNPMTQFFDELGESETNSWGVIVNSFAELENEQVGNLESFYKQEGAKAWCFGPLFLYHDDLDGEVESDETIKWLDEHEDGYVVYVSFGTQADVSNLQLDEIIHGLEMSNHPFIFVVRSKTWILPDGLEGKVKGKGLVAREWVNQRRILSHKAIGGFLSHCGWNSVLESISFRVPLLVCPMMAEQPLNARIVVDGFGIGLEIPRGGTISKVGDEIVAVGRGDICKGVNELMNSEQGMRAREKVKSLGEVAEQAVQKDGSSYKCLTEFIDALTKVAN; encoded by the coding sequence aTGAGTTCTCCCCCTTCTTCTCtatcaacaaaaccaaaatctCATCATGTGGTAATCTTTCCATTCATGTCTCAAGGACATACACTTCCACTACTAGATCTCTCTAAATCTCTCTCAACCCTAAACTTAACAGTTACTATCATTACTACTCCAGCTAATGCTCTTCAAATCCAAAGATCCATCTGTAGATATCCTAACATCCATCTCAGGCAAATCCCTTTCCCACCAATTCAAGAACTACCAACACCTTGTGAGAACACTAATGATCTACCATCCATGTCTTATCTCCCCCAATTTTTTGCGGCAACGACGGAACTACAAGAACCATTTGATCAAGTTTTACAAGATATGAAAGATTCCGGTTCATTACCCCTTTGTGTTATATCCGATTTCTTCTTAGGATTTACACTTGGTACTTGCCGCAAGTTTAATGTGCCTAGAGTCGTGTTCCATGGCATGGGTGTGCTATCTATGGTGATTACGAAGTACTTTATAATGCATGCAAGTGACCATCATATCATGAACTCGGGTTCTCAAGAATCCGTTCAACTTCCTGGTCTGACTCTTCCTTTTAGCCTGACCAAAGTTGACATACCAGAGGCTTTTTTCCATTTGTCGGATCCGGACAACCCGATGACCCAATTCTTTGATGAATTGGGTGAGTCCGAAACTAATAGCTGGGGTGTTATTGTGAACAGTTTCGCTGAGCTAGAAAATGAGCAGGTTGGAAACCTTGAATCATTTTACAAACAAGAGGGGGCAAAGGCATGGTGTTTTGGCCCTCTTTTTCTCTACCATGATGATTTGGACGGTGAAGTTGAATCGGATGAAACTATCAAATGGTTAGATGAACATGAAGATGGGTATGTTGTGTATGTATCTTTTGGTACACAAGCTGATGTTTCAAACTTGCAGCTTGACGAAATTATCCATGGATTGGAAATGTCAAATCATCCGTTCATTTTCGTAGTTAGATCAAAAACGTGGATCTTGCCTGATGGATTGGAGGGGAAAGTGAAAGGTAAAGGTTTGGTCGCACGAGAATGGGTGAACCAGCGGCGTATATTATCACATAAGGCGATAGGTGGGTTTCTGAGTCATTGTGGTTGGAATTCAGTGCTGGAAAGTATATCGTTTCGGGTGCCGCTTTTAGTATGCCCGATGATGGCTGAGCAACCACTCAATGCTAGAATTGTGGTGGATGGGTTTGGAATAGGACTGGAGATCCCAAGGGGCGGCACTATAAGTAAGGTAGGAGATGAAATCGTAGCTGTTGGCAGAGGAGATATCTGTAAAGGAGTTAATGAATTGATGAATTCAGAGCAAGGGATGAGAGCTAGAGAAAAGGTGAAGAGTTTAGGGGAAGTTGCTGAACAGGCAGTGCAAAAAGATGGATCATCTTATAAGTGTTTGACTGAATTTATTGATGCTCTAACTAAGGTTGCGAATTAG